In Bactrocera oleae isolate idBacOlea1 chromosome 5, idBacOlea1, whole genome shotgun sequence, a genomic segment contains:
- the LOC106623359 gene encoding myosin heavy chain, clone 203 isoform X2 yields MPVLSCVICSEIYKDSDILCSTSCGHVFHFHCMQQWQSRETSCPHCRLPNPQTHRLYIDFDDTATDIKLNEIKAQLDLTEKSRSELQLQLDVTESNFSGLQIILSEAEEKILDLKYKNDYLKAQNDSREQAIAKAAEESKEFLIIISSLEDSLKEEILEKGKLVLEMGKRVSECTSLNNANNKLEALVKRNENFLDNTRKQYEAVESALKIKIEQLIEEIVAKSALIEQLEKRIREIGSNNQNFQKYSDQRYNTSEIVIQKLKLERELEQTLDKIVELDNNHTRDIEILNLEIDSLKADNERKDNEIANRREEHAKMMTRLSSLGSKATEIALRKRIELLKIKLEESRSELESSFKNSNELNHCISKNKAESQLLEGATSSVIKYSSAVQPQNNTTSSTNQIERFYNNTSVVIRGVPDRDIKDPLADTVLMLTEIMNLPCTAADIKNVYKLNLTFKLRNTMQKGKTSLVVTFTTLNLKIKFLENKSKLRNRALIVSAFIDKETYELFHYAKSLKSIGYHVFYKNNNVFARDRNNSETIKIISKLEVDNIIKNSNKQITENHKMSLTEASQESLIYKKDGDENAQLSAEECDDEFYRK; encoded by the exons ATGCCGGTATTATCTTGcgttatttgttcggaaatttaTAAAGATAGTGATATTCTATGTAGCACATCTTGTGGGCACGTCTTCCATTTTCATTGTATGCAACAATGGCAATCGCG agAGACAAGCTGTCCACATTGTAGGTTACCCAATCCACAGACTCACAGGTTATACATTGATTTCGATGATACTGCAAccgatataaaattaaatgaaatcaagGCCCAATTGGATTTAACCGAGAAATCAAGAAGTGAACTGCAATTACAACTAGATGTGACTGAAAGTAATTTTTCTGGTCTTCAAATAATTCTTTCTGAAGCAGAGGAAAAAATATTGGatctcaaatataaaaatgattatTTGAAAGCCCAAAACGACAGCAGAGAGCAAGCAATTGCAAAAGCTGCAGAAGAATCTaaggaatttttaattataataagtaGTTTAGAGGACAGTCTTAAAGAAGAGATATTAGAAAAAGGAAAACTAGTACTAGAAATGGGAAAAAGAGTCTCTGAATGTACAAGtttaaataatgcaaataataaaCTGGAAGCGTTGGTTAAACGTAATGAAAACTTTCTTGATAACACTCGCAAACAGTACGAAGCAGTAGAAAGtgcacttaaaataaaaatagagcaGTTAATTGAAGAAATAGTTGCCAAAAGCGCATTAATAGAACAACTAGAGAAGAGAATAAGAGAGATCGGAAGTAATAACCagaatttccaaaaatattcagACCAGCGATACAATACTTCTGAAATAgtcatacaaaaactaaaattggAAAGAGAATTAGAACAAACTTTGGATAAAATTGTCGAGTTGGACAATAACCACACCAGAGATATAGAGattttaaatttggaaattgATAGTTTAAAAGCAGATAACGAGAGAAAGGATAACGAGATTGCAAATAGAAGAGAAGAGCATGCGAAGATGATGACCAGACTTAGTTCACTGGGCTCAAAAGCAACAGAAATAGCACTTCGTAAACGCATTGAACTTTTAAAGATTAAATTGGAAGAGTCGCGTAGTGAACTCGAAAGCtcttttaaaaattctaatgAATTGAACCACTGTATCTCAAAGAACAAAGCTGAGAGTCAATTGCTAGAGGGCGCCACCTCCAGTGTGATTAAATATTCGTCTGCAGTCCAACCCCAAAACAATACTACCTCCTCAACGAATCAAATAGAGAGGTTTTATAATAACACAAGTGTTGTTATTAGAGGTGTACCTGACAGGGATATTAAAGATCCACTGGCTGATACAGTGTTAATGCTTacagaaattatgaatttgccGTGCACGGCTGcagatattaaaaatgtatacaaactcAACCTCACATTTAAATTGAGAAATACtatgcagaaaggtaaaacatcTTTAGTTGTAACTTTCACAACTCttaatctaaaaataaaatttttggaaaacaagTCAAAGTTAAGAAACAGAGCTCTAATAGTTTCAGCATTTATCGATAAGGAAACATACGAGCTTTTTCATTATGCAAAATCATTAAAATCCATAGGTTAccatgttttttataaaaataataatgtattcGCCCGAGATAGAAACAATtctgaaacaataaaaattatcagtAAATTAGAAGTTGacaatattatcaaaaattcaaataaacaaataaccgAAAATCATAAAATGTCATTAACGGAAGCTAGCCAAGaaagtttaatatataaaaaagatgGAGATGAAAATGCACAACTCTCTGCTGAAGAATGTGATGATGAATTTTATCGTAAATGA
- the LOC106623359 gene encoding myosin heavy chain, clone 203 isoform X1, which translates to MKSLFSTSRNFSQLLTLSRFLSAFTSILALGVFRKSKYCYSLETSCPHCRLPNPQTHRLYIDFDDTATDIKLNEIKAQLDLTEKSRSELQLQLDVTESNFSGLQIILSEAEEKILDLKYKNDYLKAQNDSREQAIAKAAEESKEFLIIISSLEDSLKEEILEKGKLVLEMGKRVSECTSLNNANNKLEALVKRNENFLDNTRKQYEAVESALKIKIEQLIEEIVAKSALIEQLEKRIREIGSNNQNFQKYSDQRYNTSEIVIQKLKLERELEQTLDKIVELDNNHTRDIEILNLEIDSLKADNERKDNEIANRREEHAKMMTRLSSLGSKATEIALRKRIELLKIKLEESRSELESSFKNSNELNHCISKNKAESQLLEGATSSVIKYSSAVQPQNNTTSSTNQIERFYNNTSVVIRGVPDRDIKDPLADTVLMLTEIMNLPCTAADIKNVYKLNLTFKLRNTMQKGKTSLVVTFTTLNLKIKFLENKSKLRNRALIVSAFIDKETYELFHYAKSLKSIGYHVFYKNNNVFARDRNNSETIKIISKLEVDNIIKNSNKQITENHKMSLTEASQESLIYKKDGDENAQLSAEECDDEFYRK; encoded by the exons ATGAag TCTCTTTTTTCTACTAGCAGAAATTTCTCTCAACTTCTTACGCTCTCAAGGTTTTTATCTGCGTTTACAAGTATACTGGCTTTGGGGGTCTTCCGCAAATCAAAATACTGTTATAGTCT agAGACAAGCTGTCCACATTGTAGGTTACCCAATCCACAGACTCACAGGTTATACATTGATTTCGATGATACTGCAAccgatataaaattaaatgaaatcaagGCCCAATTGGATTTAACCGAGAAATCAAGAAGTGAACTGCAATTACAACTAGATGTGACTGAAAGTAATTTTTCTGGTCTTCAAATAATTCTTTCTGAAGCAGAGGAAAAAATATTGGatctcaaatataaaaatgattatTTGAAAGCCCAAAACGACAGCAGAGAGCAAGCAATTGCAAAAGCTGCAGAAGAATCTaaggaatttttaattataataagtaGTTTAGAGGACAGTCTTAAAGAAGAGATATTAGAAAAAGGAAAACTAGTACTAGAAATGGGAAAAAGAGTCTCTGAATGTACAAGtttaaataatgcaaataataaaCTGGAAGCGTTGGTTAAACGTAATGAAAACTTTCTTGATAACACTCGCAAACAGTACGAAGCAGTAGAAAGtgcacttaaaataaaaatagagcaGTTAATTGAAGAAATAGTTGCCAAAAGCGCATTAATAGAACAACTAGAGAAGAGAATAAGAGAGATCGGAAGTAATAACCagaatttccaaaaatattcagACCAGCGATACAATACTTCTGAAATAgtcatacaaaaactaaaattggAAAGAGAATTAGAACAAACTTTGGATAAAATTGTCGAGTTGGACAATAACCACACCAGAGATATAGAGattttaaatttggaaattgATAGTTTAAAAGCAGATAACGAGAGAAAGGATAACGAGATTGCAAATAGAAGAGAAGAGCATGCGAAGATGATGACCAGACTTAGTTCACTGGGCTCAAAAGCAACAGAAATAGCACTTCGTAAACGCATTGAACTTTTAAAGATTAAATTGGAAGAGTCGCGTAGTGAACTCGAAAGCtcttttaaaaattctaatgAATTGAACCACTGTATCTCAAAGAACAAAGCTGAGAGTCAATTGCTAGAGGGCGCCACCTCCAGTGTGATTAAATATTCGTCTGCAGTCCAACCCCAAAACAATACTACCTCCTCAACGAATCAAATAGAGAGGTTTTATAATAACACAAGTGTTGTTATTAGAGGTGTACCTGACAGGGATATTAAAGATCCACTGGCTGATACAGTGTTAATGCTTacagaaattatgaatttgccGTGCACGGCTGcagatattaaaaatgtatacaaactcAACCTCACATTTAAATTGAGAAATACtatgcagaaaggtaaaacatcTTTAGTTGTAACTTTCACAACTCttaatctaaaaataaaatttttggaaaacaagTCAAAGTTAAGAAACAGAGCTCTAATAGTTTCAGCATTTATCGATAAGGAAACATACGAGCTTTTTCATTATGCAAAATCATTAAAATCCATAGGTTAccatgttttttataaaaataataatgtattcGCCCGAGATAGAAACAATtctgaaacaataaaaattatcagtAAATTAGAAGTTGacaatattatcaaaaattcaaataaacaaataaccgAAAATCATAAAATGTCATTAACGGAAGCTAGCCAAGaaagtttaatatataaaaaagatgGAGATGAAAATGCACAACTCTCTGCTGAAGAATGTGATGATGAATTTTATCGTAAATGA